The proteins below are encoded in one region of Danio rerio strain Tuebingen ecotype United States chromosome 12, GRCz12tu, whole genome shotgun sequence:
- the LOC137496811 gene encoding protein FAM13A-like isoform X2, which produces MAVLSVCVETLNSVFGVPLIHLRKSGQMRQGIPLALRHMVEFLEKHGVTICGLFRVSGRVKSCQDLKKSFNNGEYPEFDIEDIHPVASLLKLFLRELPGGLIPEPQRHQLLKGFLESKGDEQHQAMRAILNTLPEEHFNLLSYLMFFLSRVAGESQQNLMTTTNLSIVFGPTIFYVPLSPTMVEEQELYNALTKHLLENLTHLLPNIYPPVSSSNTAEDEYCSYEDVVQQVPLTGSRSKLPKIGRLGLLKKRLRSFWRLFCSCTYSNGTESEETSEEMKGQL; this is translated from the exons ATGGCGGTTTTATCAGTGTGT GTGGAAACACTGAACTCTGTGTTTGGAGTGCCTTTGATACACCTGAGAAAGAGTGGTCAGATGAGGCAGGGCATTCCTCTTGCACTCAGACACATGGTGGAGTTCCTGGAGaagcatg gCGTCACCATTTGTGGCCTCTTCAGGGTTAGTGGGAGGGTGAAGAGCTGCCAGGATCTAAAGAAGAGTTTCAACAATGGAGAATATCCAGAGTTTGATATTGAGGATATTCATCCTGTGGCCTCTTTGTTGAAACTTTTCCTCCGAGAGCTTCCTGGTGGCCTTATTCCAGAGCCACAGCGCCACCAATTGTTGAAAGGGTTCCTGG aATCGAAAGGTGATGAACAACATCAGGCGATGAGGGCTATCCTCAACACTCTTCCAGAGGAACATTTTAACCTCCTCAGCTACCTGATGTTTTTCCTCTCTCGTGTTGCTGGTGAAAGTCAACAGAATCTAATGACAACAACAAACTTGTCAATTGTTTTTGGACCAACCATCTTTTA TGTTCCTCTCAGCCCTACCATGGTTGAAGAGCAAGAGCTGTATAATGCTTTAACCAAGCATCTGCTTGAAAACCTCACACATCTGCTGCCAAACATCTATCCTCCTGTGTCCTCCAGCAATACAGCA GAGGATGAATACTGTAGCTATGAAGATGTTGTTCAACAGGTGCCACTCACAGGAAGCAG ATCAAAGCTTCCGAAAATTGGGCGGCTTGGCCTACTGAAAAAAAGATTAAGAAGTTTTTGGAGGCTGTTTTGTTCATGCACTTACAG CAATGGCACAGAGAGTGAAGAGACCTCTGAAGAAATGAAGGGCCAGCTGTAG
- the LOC137496811 gene encoding protein FAM13A-like isoform X1, producing the protein MAVLSVCQVETLNSVFGVPLIHLRKSGQMRQGIPLALRHMVEFLEKHGVTICGLFRVSGRVKSCQDLKKSFNNGEYPEFDIEDIHPVASLLKLFLRELPGGLIPEPQRHQLLKGFLESKGDEQHQAMRAILNTLPEEHFNLLSYLMFFLSRVAGESQQNLMTTTNLSIVFGPTIFYVPLSPTMVEEQELYNALTKHLLENLTHLLPNIYPPVSSSNTAEDEYCSYEDVVQQVPLTGSRSKLPKIGRLGLLKKRLRSFWRLFCSCTYSNGTESEETSEEMKGQL; encoded by the exons ATGGCGGTTTTATCAGTGTGT CAGGTGGAAACACTGAACTCTGTGTTTGGAGTGCCTTTGATACACCTGAGAAAGAGTGGTCAGATGAGGCAGGGCATTCCTCTTGCACTCAGACACATGGTGGAGTTCCTGGAGaagcatg gCGTCACCATTTGTGGCCTCTTCAGGGTTAGTGGGAGGGTGAAGAGCTGCCAGGATCTAAAGAAGAGTTTCAACAATGGAGAATATCCAGAGTTTGATATTGAGGATATTCATCCTGTGGCCTCTTTGTTGAAACTTTTCCTCCGAGAGCTTCCTGGTGGCCTTATTCCAGAGCCACAGCGCCACCAATTGTTGAAAGGGTTCCTGG aATCGAAAGGTGATGAACAACATCAGGCGATGAGGGCTATCCTCAACACTCTTCCAGAGGAACATTTTAACCTCCTCAGCTACCTGATGTTTTTCCTCTCTCGTGTTGCTGGTGAAAGTCAACAGAATCTAATGACAACAACAAACTTGTCAATTGTTTTTGGACCAACCATCTTTTA TGTTCCTCTCAGCCCTACCATGGTTGAAGAGCAAGAGCTGTATAATGCTTTAACCAAGCATCTGCTTGAAAACCTCACACATCTGCTGCCAAACATCTATCCTCCTGTGTCCTCCAGCAATACAGCA GAGGATGAATACTGTAGCTATGAAGATGTTGTTCAACAGGTGCCACTCACAGGAAGCAG ATCAAAGCTTCCGAAAATTGGGCGGCTTGGCCTACTGAAAAAAAGATTAAGAAGTTTTTGGAGGCTGTTTTGTTCATGCACTTACAG CAATGGCACAGAGAGTGAAGAGACCTCTGAAGAAATGAAGGGCCAGCTGTAG